Within Limanda limanda chromosome 17, fLimLim1.1, whole genome shotgun sequence, the genomic segment AGACTCTCACACTCGACCTTCACTCAGGTCCGGTTCGGTTCGGAACCAGCATCTTCTCCTCGTGTCTTATCGAACAGGAACCAGACGCTGGAGCAGCATCCTCACATTATCATGATTATTGTTAAACACTAAGATTGAAACATGaagttttttatcattttgatttTTGCAGAGCTGAAGACCTGACATCCTTACtgccatagatttatatataaaggctagatgtctcgttcgaaggagccggacgtccgcacatggcggccatcttgctagggggcatctcgctcacccataacattgtgttggtagtggtaaataaccataacttgctcaattttcaaccgatttttaaacgatctggtttgttataaacgtcagagatgtagttatgacactgcataaataattcattttttttagaaaataacataatcattcataagtatgcagtgtcatatctacatctctgacgtttataacaaaccagatcgtgtaaaaatcggttgaaaattgagcaagttatggttatttaccaacacaatgttatgggtgagcgagctgccccctagcaagatggccgccatgtgcggacgttcgtctccgtcggccggcaacgcagacgaaacatctagcctttatatatgatatctatacTTActgccacttcctgttcctgaaGCATGACACTTAACTCAAACCTTTACTGTCGGATCACGTGATGGATCACATGACTGCTCCTTCGCTAAAGGAGCCGCTTTGCGTCTTTTAGCTCAGTtttggtttttgtgttttcatttaatcaTCGAGTGAATTAGAAAAGTTGCTGTGTAGTGTGGTCACAAGGGGGCGCTGTAGGTCAGGAAACCAATCCAGACGCTGATCAACCAGAGACGAGGAAAtggttctttcttcttctttgatttCTGTTAAGGCAGAAACAGCCGATCAGTCACATGAGTTTAATGTTTTCTTCGTCAGAACTTATTCATAAAAGAGCATtaactccttttttttaaaagtcaaaaactgaaagtaaaaaacattgattgatgacagttctttttaaaatgtcaatgtttCCCTCAAACTGTTTTGACACGATGCCTCAAAACTAATATTAAAAACAGGCTCCTCCCTCTTAAGGTGGAGGAGACCAAATCGGAGATAAAAGAGGAAACACTTGTCACTGTCTATTAGTGGATGTtgctgcagcgccccctgtggCCGTGCAGCGTGTTGCAGTTTTATATTTGGATTCagctgcatttctttttctttgtaaaCCACAACATCAACTAGAGGAAATAGTTAAAACTGacatattatgaatattatagataaaatatatttaatagtTTCCTCTATCATGATCCAAACCACAGACTGAATACGAGTCTCACTTCCTCCAGAaaagaagctaaaatatctcACATTGGAACGCTGCCACCTTGTGGTGAGGTCGTCATTCGGAGTCCGGGTCTGTGCAGTAGTATCACtaccggccaccagggggcgatagagacgctttggcttcacttgtgggaacaatcatgtcgtccatcttaacaTTAGTGTCGTTATTTCTGCACGTTTCAGTTTCACTTCTGGATCGAACTCGTCTGAACATTTCAAATGTTACGTTGGAAATATTTAAGAAGAAAATCTATTTTATACCAATTGATCTTTAACCACGTGTTGTTCTTCCACCTTTtctacaaatgtgtgtttgtttgaatcaACCTGTGAAAATGGAGTTTAAACAAAGGGAAGAGAAGCATGTTCGCTCATTTCATGTTTGTTCAGTGTCATGAACATAATATACAGActattttttgatattttagcCACGTTAGTATTTAAATGAGAGTTATCTAAATATGTATATTGAACACTAGAGGTAAATCCAGGAGCAGATACTCAACCAAAGGTCTTTGCACAGAAATGTTCACATATTTACTTTTAAGAAAACCGAATCCTGAGCTTCCTCCTCGTTATTCCAGCTTGTTTATGAAATGTATTTAGCATGTACTCGTGAACATGTTTATCTGAGAAGAACATTGTTCAAACtggtgtgtttggttttgtcctgtgatcatgtgacctctgTGAGAAAGAGACGTTCTGTGTTCGTCAGCTCAGAGTCTCAGGAAATTCCCCTGGACCTGAACGCATCGCAGCTCCTGCTCAAAGTGTGGAAGAAGCAGTTTTACAAAGAAACACGTTCTTTTGTACGTTGATGTAAATACACGTCTTTATAGTATATGTATATTTACTGTGGCCTGATTAAACTGTTGTAAAGGAAAAGTATTCAGCTTCTTGtatccacacacatgcatataaagTGATGTTCCATtgctgaccagcagggggcagaatattattaaaaatgtctGAATACTACTAAATATGCattattaaaaccaaaacttTCATAATTTGAAGTTCCTGCACATAAACCTTGATAATAAATAGTTAGAAATGAAGTTATTTTGCTTTCGGAAGTTAAGTTATTGGCAACAAATGATTTCTTGATTTCTTCAGCGTGGACTGAGAAGTATGAGAACATGAAAATACATAAAGAGACGAGAGAACTGTTTAAAAactcaaatgaaaaacacatctgGGAATCATTGTGTTTATCAGCATCATGATGACGTTACTGCACCAGTGTCCGTAAACCACGTGACTGCTGATCATGTCAAAAGGTgccacgcccaccagctcagagatcagctgcaaCTTTCTTCCTATTTCCTGCAGGTCGCTCAGTCTgacaggaccaggaccaggacagaaccagaaccagaaccagaaccagaaccagaaccaggaccaggaccagaccaggaccaggaccaggaccagaccaggaccaggactgCTACCTATCTCACAGGAACGAGGTAAGAAATCTCCGATCTCCGATTTTAAAATCTCGTTATTTTAGCGTCATCAGTGAAACGCGGTGATTTCTGCGTGATGGAGTGAAACGTGCGGTGTTTTCAGGATGAAGCAGATTAACTCTTCGCTTCGGCTCCGGTTTCCTGCACCGATCAGatctttgtttctctgggtcTCAACTTTCCCAACAGTTTGTCGTCAGGTCTCCGCTGCGGAAACACGAACATTCACCAGTTGTCAGAAGCGATTAAAAGATGTTTGATGAAGCTTCGTGTGAAACCTGAGCTGCTCAATGTTTAATAAAACCCGCCGAACTCTGCTCAGCTTCATGTGAGTTCATCTCAGACTCGAACAGTGACTCTGCGCTTTGTCCACAGGGTCGAACCCGGAAGACACGTTTCATTCACTGCGAGTGTAATGGAGGTTCGGTGCTGCGCACTTTGCTTTTCCATCCAGGAAGCTGGCTCATGTTaccttttctattttttacttGAGCTTTATTAGTGTCAGACAGTTTGGACATCGAtgaaaaaagtgaataaaaactTCACTTCTTACTTTAAACATTTGGAAACGAGAGAAATAATCTGAACTTTatcagtaaaagaaaaaagaaacatatttattataaaatcGAGTCTTTATTCAGCTTGAATCTTCTTTAAATCGGCTCATGTTAACCAGGGTAACCAGTAACTAGATAACTTAGTAACCAGTTAACCAGGGTAACCTGTAACCAGGGTAACCAGTAACTAGATAACTTAGTAACCAGGGTAACCAGGTAACCTGTAACCAGGGTAACCTGTAACTAGATAACCTAGTAACCAGGTAAGCTGTAACTAGATCACCTAGTAACCAGGTAACCAGGGTAACCAGTAACCAGATAACCAGTCACCAGGGTAACCAGGTAACCTGTAACTAGATAACCTAGTAACCAGGTAACCAGTAACCAGGGTAACAAGGTAACCAGGTAACCAGTAACTAGATAACCTAGTAACCAGGGTAACCTGTGGCTTTGTTCTGAGGTTATGATTCTGTTTAACCTGCAGGAAGGAAACAGTGGAGGTGAAGAACAAGTTGTTCTCTCactgagacccccccccccttccacccaCTGGGTCCGCCCCTGCTGTGTAGAGACTCAGCACCGTCAACCGATCTGAAAAGAGTTTAtctggtgacctttgaccccagaattagattgtatataaagatcaaTGTAGAAAATTCCTATGATCTTACACAACTTTTTTTGCATGCACTTATTAACTCTCAGCCATCTCTCATGTACTATCActgttatttctttatttcagttGTGTCATTGCTTCTTTGGGTTTTcccgtctcctccctcctgaaGTCAGGTGACCCCTTGACCCTCAGGCTGGAGAACCTCTCCcccctggtcctggtccttgGATGTTTTTGGTCCGGTTCCAAAGTTGGAGATCGTATTGATTTCCTGTAAAGAAGACGACAGTGCGTTTAGCTAATCTAAAGAGGTTTGATGGAGtctctcctctcagctcagGTGAAACATGTCGAAGAAGGGAGGAAACCGAGGGGCGGAGTTTGAGGGGCCGGTGGAGGCGTCGATCATCCGGATCCCGCCTCATCACTACATCCACGTCCTGGACCAGAACACCAACATCGCCCGCGTGGAGATCGGACCGCTCACCTACATCCGCCAGGACAACGAGAGGTCCGACACTTCATTACTCTGGCTCTTAAACAAGGCTCCGCCCACACTGACACCTGTTTAGTTTTAACTGCACAGGacacaatctacttcctgtttgaagCTGCAGAGTacacaatctacttcctgttttccAAACGCTCCCACAGCGATCATCAGCTTCTTATTTTCCCACAATCCTCTTCACCTTCACACAGactcctcctgtgtgttggAATctcgttgtgtgttttgttggttgtgtttgtggtgattGATGCGTGTCCACATACTGTGGCACGTATGAGTCACATGTTAATTATAACATGTTGAGTAAGAGTctggaaagaaaagcagataAACCTgaagctgtcaatcaatcagTGTGACTGTGGATCTGAGGATCATTGTtgtcagtaggtggcgctgACAGGACTTTGACCTGTCGTCATAGTAACTGATTATCTCTCACTGTGATTACGACTGTTGGACGAAGAAACCACTAATCAGATCTTTGTCTCGTGTTCTGTgtcacagtaaacacacacagacccacccacccacactcgcacagagacacacactcacacactcgcacagagacttatacactcacacaaagacagacacacccagacgcacactcgcacacacactttactttAGCAGTGTTTAAAACCCTTTTTGATCAAAGCCATTCAAAATGCAGCAGTGACTTTCTGACGTTTTCATTATTGTTCACTTTGTTTATAAAAAGtcataaaacttttaaaaagccTTCACAGGTTCACGTTCTTAAATTTCCTCTTTTAcgagatgaaaacacaaaatgattaAACAACATAAAACTATGAAGAGCTGAAAgttgatgtgtgatgataaattcTCTGTCTTTATTTCCCAGAGTGCTCTTTGCCCCGGTGCGTATGATCATGGTGGCGCCGCGTCACTACTGCGTGGTCTTTAACCCGGTAACCCGTGACGACCAGGGTCAAGTCCTGTTCGACCAATCGGGTCAGGCCAAGCTGCGCCACGCCGACCTGGAGATCCGCCTGACCCAGGACCCGTTCCCCCTGTACCCGGGGGAGGAGGTCCAGCAGGTCtgtgagcgcacacacacacacacagacacagacacacacacacacacacacacacagacacacacacacacacacacagagtttgtgTGAATCTCAACATTGACGGTTTTCAACACAAGTTACTCTTCGATTtcacacaggaaataaacaaatatgttAAATTACAAAGTTTGATTAGCTGCACAAATagaagacattttaaattacaaagaagtttaaacatttttttagaaTCTGATAAAACTTTAATGTTAATGAggactttatttaaaataaacaaaactttATAAAATGATCAAATCTCATGCGGTTGTCCTGACGTGTGGTGTTTgtgcgacaggaagtgacggcGCTGCAGATCGTGTTTCCCGACACGGCGCTGCGTCTGCAGGCGCTGCTGGACTTCGAGGAGCAGGGCGGAGAGAAGAGAGTCGCCGGAGACGAGTGGCTGTTTGAAGGACCCGGTACGATTTAATGATTACTGTCTGTACCAACATGGACGTAtgtatagaatatatatatttaaaaaactcaATAAATGAGTCGGAGAACTGTTTTAGTTCAAggaacaaaccaaacacataATTAACATATGTTcattgtgtgggtgtgtgtctgtgtgtctgtgtgtgtgtctttctgtgtgtgtgtgtgtgtgtgtgtgtctgtgtgtgtgtgtgtgtgtgtcagggacgTACATCCCGAGGAAGGAGGTGGTGGTTCTGGAAACCATCAAGGCGACAGTGATCAGAGAGAATCAGGCCATCAGACTGAGAGCTCGTAAAGTGGGcgtggacagaggaggagtcCGCAGAgtcacaggtaacacacagcgaacacacacacacacacacacacacacacacaaccacacacacaacagacgtCAAGGAAATATTCCAACCGAATGACCGTCCTGACTCTCGTGTGTCAGGTGAGGAGTGGCTGGTCAGTAAGGTGGGGGCGTATCTACCCGGAGCTCATGAAGAAGTCATCGACATCGTGAACGCCTTCATCCTGACGGACAAGGTGAGCGGCGAGCGACTGGGAGCTTCCCAGTGAGCGACTGGTTTCTAACACCTGAAACTGGAGGAtcacaaacatctcagagagaataAACCCGACTTCCTGTTTTGTTCCGTGTCATCAGAAAGCGCTCCATGTTCGCGCCCTGCGGCCGTTCAAGGACGCCGCGGGCCGCGACCGCCGCACGGGGGAGGAGTGGCTGGTGACCATCTGTGACCGGGAGGCGCACATCCCCTCGGTggcggaggaggtggtgggCGTGGTGGACGTGACCACGCTGAGCAGCCGTCAGTACTGCGTCATCCTGGACCCGGTCGGCGCCGATGGGAAACCGCAGCTCGGCCAGAAGAGGGTGGTGAAGGTGactagttttattttaatttcaacacGATGTTAAGATCATCGTTTGTCGTAAGATATTAGCGTAACTGGCTGTTTAACGTAAACTGAGACTCCGTTAGTGTTCGGTCAGGAGCAgatattaaaatacacaaatgagAGTTTCTGTaatattctctctctttgtggtTTCTCTCCGTCAGGGCGAGCGCTCCTTCTTCCTGCAGCCTGGCGAGCGCCTGGAGCAGGGAATCCAGGACGTGTACGTGctgtcggaggaggaggggcttgTGCTCCGAGCCGTGGAGGCGTTCAACGACGTCGAGGAGGTGAGGACCGCCCCTgtggttaccatggtaacagcgGGCAGGTTTGAACATCCGCTAACGACTGTGACTGACACagactaaataaagatggacgacatgacggcgaagtgaagccaaacaatctggatcgccccctggtgtctggctgcagtatagatcataaatctcctccatgttagcagatgggacacggaccaaactaaacCTGTAAAGTGTCTCCTCTGGAAAGAGGGCGGAGTCACCACGTGTCCGTTTGCACTCGGCTGCTCCGGTGAAACCGGTCGATGAATGAAAAGAGATTTGAAAAGCAAACAGAGGCGGAGTCGTGTGTGAGCTTACCTCAGGAATGTCTCGGAGACGGGAGGGGCTCTGAGGACGAGATGTTCTCTGTGGTGCACCCACTTGTCCACCGTGCCTCCGTCTCTCCGGCTCAGCACTCGGGTGAAGATAAAGTGATTGTGAAACAAATCACCACACGACCTTTAAACGTCCAGTTATTAAACATGTGATGAAGACATTTGGTTTCTTCTTGACCTTTAGGACCACAGCTCAGGCCGAGggcccctgacctctgacctctgggcCCTCGACCTGAGTCAGGattgtcctcctctgtctcttccctccttcctaaCCTGGTGAACTCATTATACCTccactctcttcttcttctcctccttcatcaccccccccctctctggacACATGATCCCTCATCATCACATCCTTTCATCttcttttcctcattttcatttattttcgtTCACCTCCTGGTTTTTTATTTGACTATTAGCtcctccccccgcccccctcccctcctgttcctccccctcctcccccgctCCAGTGCACCGCCATGTTAACCcttctctccgtcctcctcctctctgtccaccGTTCTCTCTGCCAGCTCGAAGACGAGGAGGCCGATGAGGAGCAGCCGGAGAAGGCCAAGCGTCCCCGGAGGGGCGGAGTCCAGCGTCGCCCTGGAGACCGCTGGATGCTGCGCGGCCCGCTGGAGTACGTCCCGCCCACGGCCGTGGAGGTGTTGGTCAGACGAGACGCCATCCCGCTGGACGAGAACGAAGGAATCTACGTCCGGGACATCAAGACCGGAAAGGTCCGAACGCTCACAACCTTTATTCTGAAAgtctttttattctctctctctgtgaatcGAGTGATTTTGGATCCAGGAAAgtcttttcagtttgtgtttggatcctaaagacacacacacagttgtcggttgttcagactctgtgtgtgtcctctcaggTGCGAGCTGTGATCGGCCACACCTACATGTTGACCCAGGACGAGGAGCTGTGGCCCAAGCAGCTTCCCGCCAAGGTGGAGGCGCTGATGGCGTCTCCCATCGACCCGCTCGCCAACCGCTCGGACCGCAGCACGAGCGAGAGCAGCACGCCACGGGACAAGACCCGCGTGGTGTCCTACCGGGTCCCGCACAACGCCGCCGTGCAGGTGTACGACTACAGGGAGAAGAAGGCCAGGGTGGTGTTCGGGCCGGAGATGGTGATGCTGGGACCTGACGAGCAGTTCACCGTCCTCTCGCTGTCCGGAGACAAACCCAAGAGACCCAACGTCATCAAGGCCGTGTGTCTCCTGCTGGGACCCGACTTCTGCACCGACATCATCACCATCGAGACCGCCGACCACGCCcgcctgcagctgcagctgtcaTACAactggtgacacacacacacacacacacacacggacacagacacacacacacacacacacagacacacacacacacaactggacAGAAGAGTCgataataaacagaaaacaacgaGATCTTGTCACAACTTTTCGACTGATATCTGATATAATAACTAAAATcactataaataaagaaaaaaaaaacaaatacaacaacaaatgtataaaacttgaattaataaattaaacatttgatgTAAAGTATAAACATGAACATTATTCAGTTCTGTCTTCGTCTCTGACCaggattcttttctcttcaggcACTTTGATGTGAAGTCTCGTGTCGACGCCGGCGATGCAGCCGCTCTGTTTTCTGTTCCCGACTTCGTGGGCGACGCCTGTAAAGCCATCGCCTCGCGGGTCCGCGGCGCCGTGGCCTCGGTGCAGTTCGACGACTTCCACAAGGTTCGTGTGTCCTCGTCCTCTCAGACGCCAGCAGCTTCAGACAGAAGCAGTTTGACCCTCGTTCTCTTGTTGTTCTGCAGAACTCCAACCGGATCATCTGCTCGGCCGTGTTCGGCTTCGACGAGAAGATGGCGGTTCGCTCGAGTCTTCGCTTCAACCAGAACAACCTGGTGATCAGCAGCGTGGACATCCAGTCCGTGGAGCCCGTGGACCAGAGGACGAGGGACGCTCTGCAGAAGAGCGTCCAGCTCGCCATCGAGATCACCACCAACTCCCAGGAGGCCGCTGCACGGtccgaaacacacacacacacagacacacacagacacacacagacacacacagacacacacacacacacacagacacacacacagacacacagtgtttttttctgtgcgATTGTTTCTAATCCTCTCCGTGTGTTTCTGTCAGACATGAGGCCGAGCGCCTGGAGCAGGAGTCTCGGGGGAAGCTGGAGCGGCAGAGGATCACCGACCAGGCTCAGGCGGAGCGAGCCAGgagggagctgctggagctggaggctcTCAGgtcagtaccccccccccccaccaccaccaccaccaccacagtcaCCTGAGCAGAAGATCTGAAATGAAACGTCTTTACCTTAAATCAGCAGCTTGAGTAAAGTGAGTGAGAACAGTAGAAAGTTTCctgtgagaagaactgactgagagctggcagcagggggcgctgtggacACGCTCCAGCCTCACAGTGTGTCCCAGATTCACTTTCAGTGTCGACACTGAAGTGTTTGTACTTTTCTTACTGAAGCGTTTTCTTGCCTCATGTTTGAAACTTTGATCGGATCTTTCGATGAATCGTGAACAGAAACAGTTTCAACTTGTTTCAGGTTCATATTGTTTGAGACGAGACGTCACATGGACAAACATGTGACCAGGGACAGTTTGTATCAGCGTCCATCTTGGTTCCGTTGTGTAGTTTTGTTTCACTGTGATTTaacaatcacatttaaatttccTCAGAGACACTTTAAGTCctaaaatcaattaattaatgaattaacaatcaaacgtgtgtgtgtgtgtgtgtgtgtgtgtcagtgcggCGGTGGAGAGCACGGGCGCAGCGAAGGCGGAGGCTCAGTCCCGGGCGGAGGCGGCTCGTATCCAGGGGGAGGCGGCTGTCAACGAGGCCAAGCTGAAGGCCGAGGCCCAGTCCATCGAGGCGGTAcgtcctgacctctgacctctgacctgtatgtgtgtgttactgagcAGTGCAGATATGagatgtgaacgtgtgtgtgcaggaggcggagcttcagCGGCTGGCGAAGGCCCGAGAGCAGGA encodes:
- the mvp gene encoding major vault protein, which produces MSKKGGNRGAEFEGPVEASIIRIPPHHYIHVLDQNTNIARVEIGPLTYIRQDNERVLFAPVRMIMVAPRHYCVVFNPVTRDDQGQVLFDQSGQAKLRHADLEIRLTQDPFPLYPGEEVQQEVTALQIVFPDTALRLQALLDFEEQGGEKRVAGDEWLFEGPGTYIPRKEVVVLETIKATVIRENQAIRLRARKVGVDRGGVRRVTGEEWLVSKVGAYLPGAHEEVIDIVNAFILTDKKALHVRALRPFKDAAGRDRRTGEEWLVTICDREAHIPSVAEEVVGVVDVTTLSSRQYCVILDPVGADGKPQLGQKRVVKGERSFFLQPGERLEQGIQDVYVLSEEEGLVLRAVEAFNDVEELEDEEADEEQPEKAKRPRRGGVQRRPGDRWMLRGPLEYVPPTAVEVLVRRDAIPLDENEGIYVRDIKTGKVRAVIGHTYMLTQDEELWPKQLPAKVEALMASPIDPLANRSDRSTSESSTPRDKTRVVSYRVPHNAAVQVYDYREKKARVVFGPEMVMLGPDEQFTVLSLSGDKPKRPNVIKAVCLLLGPDFCTDIITIETADHARLQLQLSYNWHFDVKSRVDAGDAAALFSVPDFVGDACKAIASRVRGAVASVQFDDFHKNSNRIICSAVFGFDEKMAVRSSLRFNQNNLVISSVDIQSVEPVDQRTRDALQKSVQLAIEITTNSQEAAARHEAERLEQESRGKLERQRITDQAQAERARRELLELEALSAAVESTGAAKAEAQSRAEAARIQGEAAVNEAKLKAEAQSIEAEAELQRLAKAREQELSYKKNMDHLDVEKQERLAQIESQRFSQLVQSLGADTLKEMARAGPELQVKMLQALGLKSTLITDGSSPINLFTTASGLLGALPGQ